A DNA window from Ranitomeya imitator isolate aRanImi1 chromosome 2, aRanImi1.pri, whole genome shotgun sequence contains the following coding sequences:
- the LOC138666431 gene encoding oocyte zinc finger protein XlCOF22-like, with protein sequence MEIVFPSKSLLLDIKKNHIEKPFSCSECGKCFHWKQYLDNHQRTHTGEKPFSCSDCGKCFHWKQYLDNHQRIHTEEKPFSCSECGKCFKLKVYLDNHQRTHTGEKPFSCSECGKHQRTHTGEKPFSCSECEKCFTQESTLLNHQRTHTGEKPFLCSECGKCFTEKPTLVKHQRAHTGEKPFSCSECGKCFTEKPTLVKHQRAHTGEKPFSCSECGKCFTGKSTLVKHQRAHTGEKPFSCSKCGKCFVKKSSLLSHQSSHTG encoded by the exons atggaaatagttttcccctcAAAAAGTCTTCTCTTagacataaaaaaaaatcacatagagaaacctttttcatgttcagaatgtgggaaatgttttcactGGAAACAGTATCTTGataaccaccagagaacccacacaggagagaagcctttttcatgttcagattgtggaaaATGTTTTCACTGGAAACAGTATCTTGATaaccaccagagaattcacaccgaggagaagcctttttcatgttcagagtgtgggaaatgttttaaactgaAAGTGTATCTTGataaccaccagagaactcacacaggggagaagcctttttcatgttctgaatgtgggaa acaccagagaacccacacaggggagaagcctttttcatgttcagaatgtgagaaatgttttacccaGGAATCAACTCTTCTCAAtcatcagagaacccacacaggggagaagccttttttatgttcagaatgtggaaaatgttttacggaGAAACCAACTCTTGTCAAACAtcagagagctcacacaggggagaagcctttttcatgttcagaatgtgggaaatgttttacggaGAAACCAACTCTTGTCAAACAtcagagagctcacacaggggagaagcctttttcatgttcagaatgtgggaaatgttttacagggaAATCAACTCTTGTCAAACAtcagagagctcacacaggggagaagcctttttcatgttcaaaatgtgggaaatgttttgtgaagaaatcttctcttcttagtcaccagagcagtcacacagggtaG